The following coding sequences lie in one Trichoderma breve strain T069 chromosome 1, whole genome shotgun sequence genomic window:
- a CDS encoding cytidylyltransferase-like domain-containing protein, translating into MSSPASSHSGKRKRVTISAAEPDSALQTSSRDASGEEGDTTAPESSRQTRRTANGTNLNPNKRQRANSDRVVENGDNVLDPDVEEEKKKMPPPPIGKLTHPVGYKTNPPPTGRNVRVYADGVFDLFHLGHMRQLEQAKKAFPNTTLVVGVTGDDDTHMRKGLTVMSAKERAESVRHCKWVDEVIEDCPWIVTPEFLELHRLDYVAHDDIPYGADEGDDIYQPIKETGKFLVTQRTEGVSTTGIITRIVRDYEKYITRQFKRGTSRQELNVSWLKKNELDLKRHVQDLRENITNNWTTTGQELSRELKQFWPTSRPQSPARFNSSGSDIARSSDIARSPTTPGGSGNSKEFITGYALGLVGGVRSWMTKNRRTVAGSHPASDDDSEESDSNGRPAPAENNHEEATSSRA; encoded by the exons ATGTCATCACCAGCGTCCTCCCACAGCGGCAAACGCAAGAGGGTCACTATCAGTGCTGCCGAGCCGGACAGCGCTTTGCAGACCTCGTCGCGAGATGCCTCGGGCGAAGAAGGCGACACCACCGCACCAGAGTCGTCGCGACAGACTAGACGGACTGCCAATGGCACGAACTTGAACCCTAATAAGAGGCAGCGAGCCAATTCAGACCGAGTTGTCGAGAATGGCGACAATGTCCTCGATCCTG AcgtcgaggaagagaagaagaagatgcctcCACCCCCAATTGGCAAGCTCACCCACCCCGTGGGCTACAAGACAAACCCCCCGCCAACTGGCCGCAATGTCAGGGTCTACGCCGACGGAGTCTTTGACCTGTTCCATCTCGG GCACATGCGCCAGCTTGAACAGGCGAAGAAAGCCTTTCCCAACACAACTCTCGTCGTGGGCGTCACCGGCGACGATGATACCCACATGCGCAAGGGATTGACTGTCATGTCCGCCAAGGAGCGCGCCGAATCTGTGCGACACTGTAAGTGGGTGGATGAAGTCATCGAAGACTGCCCTTGGATCGTCACCCCAGAGTTTCTCGAATTGCATCGCCTCGACTATGTTGCACACGACGATATCCCATATGGCGCGGACGAGGGAGACGACATTTACCAGCCCATCAAGGAAACTGGCAAGTTTCTCGTAACTCAGCGCACTGAGGGTGTCAGCACGACTGGCATTATTACAAG GATCGTCCGCGATTACGAAAAGTACATCACTAGACAATTCAAGCGCGGTACCTCTCGCCAGGAGCTCAACGTTAGCTGGCTCAAGAAGAATGAATTAGACCTCAAGCGTCACGTGCAAGATCTCCGCGAgaacatcaccaacaactGGACCACGACCGGCCAGGAGCTCAGCCGAGAGCTAAAGCAGTTCTGGCCTACCAGTCGACCACAGAGCCCAGCCCGGTTCAACAGCTCAGGAAGCGACATTGCGCGATCAAGCGACATTGCACGATCTCCCACCACGCCTGGAGGATCAGGGAACTCGAAGGAGTTCATCACTGGCTATGCGCTTGGGCTGGTTGGTGGTGTGCGATCATGG ATGACCAAGAACCGCAGGACTGTGGCAGGCAGCCATCCTGCCAGCGATGACGACTCTGAAGAGAGCGACAGCAACGGGAGGCCGGCACCGGCAGAGAACAACCACGAAGAGGCTACCTCGAGCCGCGCGTAG
- a CDS encoding fungal specific transcription factor domain-containing protein, whose product MGSLRNIMNVDDDHVDSHSIRRDRRPTSRTSIDQDLSVPMPRYNIPVDLSRQTSPPHILHPAAPPLGYNSHPGGRRRSNTSTDSMDSSYGQSQNHPSYYTGAAMRPIMSGTGSGDHPVKLTPITGRVSRAKKGVPVHTCDVCRPPKTFTRAEHLRRHQLSHQPPELCCTVSGCKKVFYRKDLLDRHLQRHGEHEGKLNRDSSRRRRSGSSPSRPYSSSPPAPTRQATSPYSVGAAATPAPSVGIVSGHWSSVNKSTPQGNTMQSPHMRDTHAYQMADMSVVDPITAVQMPTSRVVPYDESRPTGLGVLNPQVPELCMSETTPPNIPWTDSSGIPSTASGSAYSTPASGSSKFQQSSARAHNAEWSGQMPSYTTSPSPVITDNGYPISFTYGATPPQLYSSVYGDSLGAPFPSYEHSANLYSPHQMLDTTVRSMSPPQLIVGQSAETMIAAPAALPADRMMYPRTCSREPVDALGLYTLMPTALSHGIRSMIPTYIEVYWDKVHSMYPIIHKPTFENPTNMPEEHLEILQCAMAAIATQFLEHEEHRANGHQLHTYAMDKAKIYTNSGTPEWPLPIMQATLLCEYYARFRGRNKKAYQPSPRFEALYQMVIHAQSTFPPNLGPCDASQQWRMWVHMESKRRLLSACFLLDVHAMSFLEQPRVSVLGLDYSDPATLPIPLSMGTLLQWDAQNFQEWSNVTQPALPATIGTTILETISAADIASIPAFDASLFLVAHVLQLPQRQSLTKINLLDDASSISMSHFRIMNLFPYSPIAMSHLALHYTPLHTLLSVSGDSWVFNKKVLQATDFMEHQRQLEKWRDSGSAAVAAAFAARALKLFLGLQRCVNKDGSASIPPQFQRTQQKEISDFWGIYVCALICWAFGHVGISRTEAKAPTRRAAIQWILKMSDMEPGRIQQMSEQEKQVGSGAVSLARASLEKDCLGGRNILLADAVGVLKKLEEGDNYRRF is encoded by the exons ATGGGGAGCCTCAGGAACATTATGAATGTCGATGACGACCACGTCGACTCGCACTCCATAAGAAGAGACCGGAGGCCGACTTCGAGAACTTCTATTGATCAAGATCTCTCCGTCCCCATGCCCAGATATAATATCCCGGTGGATCTCTCAAGGCAAACATCTCCTCCTCACATCCTCCACCCTGCAGCGCCACCCCTGGGATATAACAGCCACCCTGGCGGTCGTCGACGCAGCAACACTAGCACTGATTCCATGGACTCTTCCTACGGACAGAGCCAGAACCATCCATCGTACTACACAGGAGCAGCAATGAGGCCCATCATGTCAGGAACCGGTTCAGGGGATCACCCTGTCAAGCTGACGCCCATTACTGGGAGAGTCAGTCGGGCCAAGAAGGGTGTTCCAGTTCATACTTGTGATGTCTGCCGGCCTCCAAAG ACCTTTACCAGAGCTGAGCATCTGAG ACGACATCAGTTGAGCCATCAACCACCCGAATTATGTTGCACAGTCTCCGGTTGTAAGAAGGTCTTTTACCGAAAAGACCTTCTAGATCGACACCTACAGAGACA TGGCGAACACGAGGGCAAATTGAACAGAGACTCATCACGACGACGACGCTCCGGCAGCAGCCCTTCTCGACCTTATAGCAGCTCCCCGCCAGCACCTACGAGACAAGCGACCTCTCCCTACAGCGTTGGAGCTGCCGCCACACCGGCTCCAAGCGTAGGAATTGTCTCAGGTCACTGGTCGTCCGTCAACAAGTCAACACCACAAGGAAACACAATGCAATCACCACACATGCGAGACACACATGCATATCAGATGGCGGATATGAGTGTGGTTGACCCCATTACTGCCGTACAGATGCCAACCTCCCGGGTGGTCCCCTACGATGAATCCCGCCCTACTGGGCTGGGTGTGCTGAATCCTCAAGTTCCAGAGTTGTGTATGTCTGAAACGACACCACCAAACATTCCCTGGACAGATAGCTCGGGCATTCCATCGACCGCCTCAGGGAGTGCCTACTCGACGCCGGCATCTGGTAGCTCTAAGTTCCAACAGTCCTCAGCTCGGGCTCATAACGCAGAGTGGAGCGGACAGATGCCGTCTTATACAACATCCCCAAGCCCCGTCATCACAGACAATGGCTATCCCATCTCCTTCACTTATGGAGCTACCCCTCCACAGCTCTATTCTTCAGTATACGGGGATAGCTTGGGGGCTCCGTTTCCTAGCTACGAGCACAGCGCCAACCTTTACAGCCCACATCAGATGCTTGATACTACAGTCCGTAGCATGTCTCCGCCACAACTGATTGTAGGTCAGTCTGCAGAGACTATGATCGCGGCACCGGCTGCATTGCCTGCGGATCGTATGATGTATCCTCGCACTTGTAGCCGTGAGCCTGTAGATGCTCTTGGCCTGTATACTTTGATGCCGACAGCTCTGAGCCATGGCATTCGAAGCATGATCCCGACTTACATCGAGGTATACTGGGATAAAGTCCATTCCATGTACCCCATCATCCACAAGCCGACATTTGAAAACCCGACAAACATGCCCGAGGAGCATCTGGAGATTCTTCAGTgtgccatggcagccatcGCCACTCAATTCCTCGAGCACGAGGAGCACCGCGCCAATGGGCACCAGCTACACACCTATGCTATGGACAAGGCAAAGATT TATACCAACTCTGGTACCCCGGAATGGCCACTGCCAATCATGCAGGCCACACTCTTGTGCGAATACTATGCTCGTTTCCGGGGACGGAACAAGAAGGCTTACCAGCCGTCGCCTCGCTTTGAGGCATTGTATCAAATG GTCATTCACGCACAATCTACTTTCCCGCCGAACTTGGGGCCCTGCGACGCCTCTCAGCAATGGAGGATGTGGGTTCATATGGAGTCAAAGAGACGTCTTTTGTCTGCCTGCTTCTTACTCGATGTCCATGCAATGTCCTTCCTAGAACAGCCTCGTGTCTCGGTACTCGGCCTGGACTATTCCGACCCCGCGACACTCCCAATCCCCTTGTCAATGGGCACGCTGCTCCAATGGGACGCGCAAAACTTCCAAGAATGGAGCAACGTTACTCAACCTGCCCTGCCAGCGACTATCGGGACGACGATCCTCGAGACCATTTCTGCCGCGGACATTGCTTCGATCCCGGCCTTTGACGCCTCGCTCTTCCTGGTCGCACACGTGTTGCAACTCCCCCAGAGACAATCCCTCACGAAGATTAACCTCTTGGATGATGCATCTAGTATCAGCATGAGTCATTTCAGGATCATGAATCTGTTCCCATACTCGCCAATTGCAATGTCGCATCTTGCTCTCCATTATACCCCGTTGCACACATTGCTATCAGTGTCTGGTGACAGTTGGGTTTTCAACAAGAAGGTACTGCAGGCCACCGATTTCATGGAACATCAGAGACAGTTGGAGAAGTGGCGAGACTCTGGCagtgctgctgttgcggctGCCTTTGCTGCTCGGGCTCTTAAGCTCTTCCTCGGTCTGCAGAGGTGTGTTAACAAGGACGGAAGCGCCTCGATCCCGCCTCAGTTCCAGCGCACACAACAGAAGGAGATTTCTGACTTCTGGGGCATTTACGTGTGCGCTCTTATCTGCTGGGCATTCGGACATGTCGGCATCAGCCGCACCGAAGCCAAGGCGCCGACGCGGAGGGCCGCCATCCAGTGGATTTTGAAGATGTCGGACATGGAGCCTGGTCGCATCCAGCAAATGTCCGAGCAAGAGAAACAGGTCGGCTCCGGCGCCGTCAGTCTTGCGCGCGCGTCGCTCGAGAAGGACTGTCTGGGTGGAAGAAACATTCTGCTTGCCGATGCTGTTGGTGTTTTGAAGAAGCTAGAGGAGGGTGATAACTATAGACGATTTTAA
- a CDS encoding RNA recognition motif domain-containing protein has product MTEAENFEDDLFADLYEDTDAKPTAPVASAVQHTDTKAHDQPEPAAAPAPVADEDNTGYDAMNQDADDDEDDVDFNLGGGNASSSTHVMPQDDMPTTPPYGTVHKASAKEDGKMFIGGLNWETTDQSLRDYFSQFGEVVECTVMRDSSSGRSRGFGFLTFKDPKTVNIVMVKEHFLDGKIIDPKRAIPRDEQEKTSKIFVGGVSQDTTDQEFREYFAQFGRVVDATLMMDKDTGRPRGFGFVTFESEAGVDACINVPLEIHGKPIEVKKAQPRGNLREEEEAAKRGKFRKGEEQSVQGGMGQQMGGSNSAMTPQLMAQYFQRMQQYFAMMQSQMAMSRGMPMNPAMWQQMQQMQQMQQMMGRGGGPGQNMMGQMNPQMMQQMQQMQQQMMQQQQQGGGQGGDGYNGYDQYQQQGPQGPHGGRRGGRGGYGGGGYGMGGGGGAPTSWEGMYDDVPQPNASQGSSRRGGSVGQGGTPDAQHSPPANAPTGPKNAGKPGANYRGGGRGGNRGFHPYAR; this is encoded by the exons TACTGACGCAAAGCCTACCGCGCCGGTCGCGAGTGCGGTCCAACATACCGACACCAAAGCTCATGACCAGCCCGAACCGGCTGCTGCCCCTGCCCCTGTTGCTGATGAAGACAACACCGGCTACGATGCGATGAACCAAGATgcagacgacgatgaagacgatgttGACTTTAACCTGGGAGGAGGAAACGCTTCAAGCAGCACACATGTGATGCCGCAAGATGATATGCCAACAACTCCTCCATACGGGACTGTTCATAAAGCCAGTGCCAAGGAAGATGG GAAAATGTTCATTGGTGGATTAAACTGGGAGACAACAGACC AATCGCTACGAGATTACTTCTCCCAATTTGGCGAAGTCGTCGAATGTACCGTAATGAGAGATAGTAGCTCCGGTCGATCACGAGGCTTTGGTTTCTTAACCTTCAAGGATCCCAAAACTGTCAACATTGtcatggtcaaggagcaCTTTCTAGATGGCAAGATT ATCGACCCCAAGCGGGCTATTCCTCGCGATgagcaagagaagacgagcaagATTTTCGTTGGTGGAGTCAGCCAGGATACGACAGACCAGGAATTCAGAGAGTACTTTGCCCAGTTTGGTCGAGTGGTTGATGCCACCTTGATGATGGACAAGGACACTGGCAGACCCCGAGGTTTTGGGTTTGTCACCTTTGAGAGTGAAGCTGGCGTGGATGCTTGCATCAATGTGCCGCTCGAGATACATGGGAAGCCCATCGAAGTTAAGAAGGCTCAGCCGAGGGGCAACCTacgtgaagaagaagaggcagctAAGCGTGGGAAGTTTCGAAAGGGCGAAGAACAGTCTGTTCAAGGTGGCATGGGCCAGCAGATGGGAGGCAGCAACTCGGCCATGACGCCACAGCTGATGGCCCAATATTTCCAGCGTATGCAGCAATACTTTGCCATGATGCAGTCGCAGATGGCCATGTCGCGAGGCATGCCCATGAACCCGGCCATGTGGCAGCAGATGCAACAAAtgcagcagatgcagcagatgatgggTCGTGGCGGTGGCCCTGGACAGAACATGATGGGCCAGATGAATCCTCAaatgatgcagcagatgcaacAGATGCAACAACAGATgatgcagcaacagcaacagggaGGCGGCCAGGGCGGAGACGGCTACAATGGCTATGATCAGTACCAACAGCAAGGTCCCCAGGGCCCTCATGGCGGCCGGCGAGGCGGTCGTGGGGGCTATGGAGGCGGCGGATATGGCATGGGCGGAGGTGGAGGGGCTCCCACTTCTTGGGAGGGCATGTACGACGACGTGCCACAACCTAATGCCAGCCAGGGGTCATCTCGGCGTGGTGGAAGTGTTGGCCAGGGAGGCACGCCGGATGCTCAGCACTCGCCACCAGCGAACGCCCCAACTGGGCCTAAGAATGCCGGAAAGCCTGGTGCAAATTACCGCGGCGGAGGTCGTGGCGGAAACAGAGGCTTCCATCCCTATGCCCGATGA